GTCAGTGAGGTGAAAGAACGTTCAGCGCTATCCGCCCAGAGGTAAATCTGCACCGGCAGGACCGTTGCCGGTGAAGTGAAATTATTTGGGATGTCAACAATGAAAGCCACCATGCCGATCATCAGCAGGGGGGCGGTTTCCCCCAGCGCCCGGGCCATGCCGATGATGGTTCCGGTGAGCATTCCAGGCAGAGCCAGGGGCAGGACATGGTGCATGATTGTTTGAATCGGTGAGGCGCCGATACCCAGGGCCGCTTCCCGGATGGAAGGGGGGACCGCCTTCAAAGCTGCCCGACTGGCAATAATAATGGTGGGCAGGGTCAGCAGGGTCAGGACCAGGCCGCCGAGCAGGGGTGACGACCGTGGCAGGCCGAAGAAATTGATGAAGATTCCGAGTCCCAGGAGACCGAAAATAATGGAAGGAACCGCGGCCAGATTGTTGATATTGACTTCAATAAAATCAGTCCAGCGGTTTTTTGGGGCAAATTCTTCCAGGTAGACGGCAGCCGTCACTCCCAGGGGAAATGAAAGCAGCAGGGTTATAAGCAGGGTGAAAATGGTGCCTTGCAGTGCTCCCAGGATCCCGGAAAGCTCCGGGTCTCTTGAATCACCGGCGGTGAAAAAACTGCGATTGAACTGTTTCTTGATGCGGCT
Above is a genomic segment from Pseudomonadota bacterium containing:
- the pstA gene encoding phosphate ABC transporter permease PstA, producing the protein MNKFTNTGNHSSRAEIYNKVSAGLAKRYRIEKLFRRLGIVAITISFAFLIILFTDILVKGIPAFRQTCIRLPIYFDAARLPENELQTADYQGLVKASIRQLFPNVHGRRQKRQLYRLVSTGASYQLRRLVLKNPKVIGSTRDIWVPADDDLDMLIKGEVGWSVDEGCRLSNQQLEWVKKLQDDSRIKKQFNRSFFTAGDSRDPELSGILGALQGTIFTLLITLLLSFPLGVTAAVYLEEFAPKNRWTDFIEVNINNLAAVPSIIFGLLGLGIFINFFGLPRSSPLLGGLVLTLLTLPTIIIASRAALKAVPPSIREAALGIGASPIQTIMHHVLPLALPGMLTGTIIGMARALGETAPLLMIGMVAFIVDIPNNFTSPATVLPVQIYLWADSAERSFTSLTSAAIIVLLIFLIAMNATAVILRKRFEKRW